TTATCAACTTCTACTTTTTCAATTTTAAAAGGACTGTCCAAATCGGTCCAATCTGAAGTTGGGTTCAAGGAAACTTCAGTTCCGTTTATAATTACTTTTACTGGCATTTCAAAGCCAGAAACACTATTTATCCAGCGATATTTTAAAATATTTTCTTTAAATGTATATTCTAATGTTGGAATTCTAGTATCTCTTAAATATTGATTGAAAAATGGATTTAAATCCATACCAGTTTGTTGACTTAAATAATCTTCAATTTGTTTGGTAGTAACGGTTTGATGATAAAAAGTACTATTTAATCCTCTCAAAATATTCCTCCATTTTACATCGTCATTTACAAGTTGGCGTAAAGTGTGCAACATATTTGAGCCTTTGTAATACATATCACCTGATCCTTCACTATTTACATTATAATGACCAATAATTGGTTTATCATTTTCAATGTTTTTTCGGATACCTCTTACATATTCGGCTCCAGCATCTTTTCCGTAATAATATTCCAGAAAAAGGCTTTCAGAATAGCAAGTGAAACTTTCATGAATCCACATGTCAGCAATGTCTTTGTAAGTAATATTATTGGCAAACCACTCATGACCTGATTCGTGAACTATAATAAAATCAAATTTTAATCCCCACCCCGTTCCGCTTAAATCACTACCTAAATAACCGTTTGTATAGCCATTCCCGTAAGTTACACAACTTTGATGCTCCATACCTAAATACGGTACTTCAACCAGTTTATAACTATCTTCATAAAATGGATATGGTCCAAACCAATGTTCAAAGACTTTCAACATTTTTGGCACATCTTTGAATTGTTTCTTAGCTTTTACCAAATTCTCTTTTAAAACATAATAAATGCAATCTAAATCACCTTTCTCGCCTTTGTATTTCTCAGAAAAAGTTGTGTAATCTCCAATATTTATATTTACACCATAATTATTTATTGGATTTTTCACGATCCATGTATACGTTTTAGTACCGTCTTTTAATTCTTTTGCATTTATTAAGCGTCCATTAGAAACATCAGTTAAATTTTTGGGTACATTTACACTAATAGTCATTCCTTCGACTTCATCATACATATGATCTTTGTTTGGCCACCAAACACTTGCTCCTAATCCTTGACACGATGAAGCAATAAAATCTTTTCCATTTTTATCTTTTTTCCAAGTAATTCCTCCATCCCATGGTGGTTTAACTGCTTCTTTAGGTTTTCCTCCAAAGGAAATTACTATTTCTTTTGTTTCTCCTACTTTTTGAAATGTAGATAATTCGATAAAAAAAGCATTTCCGTTTCTTACAAATTTCTGTTCTTTACCATTTTGCGTTACTTTATAAATTTGCATGGGTTCCTGCAAATCAATTTGCATTTTATTATTTTCGGATAAAACGGTATAACTAATTGT
The Flavobacterium sp. 5 DNA segment above includes these coding regions:
- a CDS encoding M1 family metallopeptidase, which translates into the protein MKNYFGCIFIFLLAGLTTNAQGLLNTSETNFTHQDTLRGSITKERAWWDLKYYHLDIKVNSTEKTITGSNTISYTVLSENNKMQIDLQEPMQIYKVTQNGKEQKFVRNGNAFFIELSTFQKVGETKEIVISFGGKPKEAVKPPWDGGITWKKDKNGKDFIASSCQGLGASVWWPNKDHMYDEVEGMTISVNVPKNLTDVSNGRLINAKELKDGTKTYTWIVKNPINNYGVNINIGDYTTFSEKYKGEKGDLDCIYYVLKENLVKAKKQFKDVPKMLKVFEHWFGPYPFYEDSYKLVEVPYLGMEHQSCVTYGNGYTNGYLGSDLSGTGWGLKFDFIIVHESGHEWFANNITYKDIADMWIHESFTCYSESLFLEYYYGKDAGAEYVRGIRKNIENDKPIIGHYNVNSEGSGDMYYKGSNMLHTLRQLVNDDVKWRNILRGLNSTFYHQTVTTKQIEDYLSQQTGMDLNPFFNQYLRDTRIPTLEYTFKENILKYRWINSVSGFEMPVKVIINGTEVSLNPTSDWTDLDSPFKIEKVEVDKNFYVLSKNID